GCATTGACGAACTCAACGCGATATATAACGATGAACCGCAGAATATGGAAGCCGGGCATGAGCTCGTTGCGGCTTACCTGGCCTGCCATCAGCTCGAAGAGGCTTACCAGCTGCTTACGGAATTAGAGGAGAAGCATCCCTCCGTCAGATTGTATGTGCAGATGGCGCAAGCGCTCACCCGTCTCGGGAAGAGAGAGCTGGCTCTCTCGACGGTGAACAAAGCATTGAGCCTGTTCCCGAATGAAGTCGACCTCCTCATGTGGAAAGCCGATCTTGTAGAGGAATTCGGTCAAACCGAAGAGGCCATCGCCTACTATAACGAAGTGATCCGGCTTAAGCCGGACGAGGCTATCGCTTACAATAACATGGCTTTCGTGCTGAACCGTCTGGAACGTTACGAGGAGGCTCTGGCAAGCGCGGAAACAGCCGTCTCCTACGAGCCCTCCATGTCCAATTCCTATAGACACAAAGCAGAAGCCTTATTGAATCTCGAGCGTTATCAGGAGTGCTACGAAGCCTGCGAGGCTGCTCTTGAACGGAACAAATTTTACATGGAAGCTTATATTACGGAAATGAAGCTGTATAATGCCGTGGAGCAATCCCATAACGCCCTCGATGTATTTAACCGTGCCGCCCGGCTTGATTTGAAGGACGGCCAACTGTATGTTCAGAAAGCGCGAGCTTTAAAACTGCAGGAGAATTACCAGGAAGCCATTCAGGCATGCGAACAGGCTCTTGAATTGGACGAAAACCATAAGGAAGCCGTCAAGCTCAAAGGAATCTGCCATTATGATCTGGATCAATACCAGGAAGCGCTTCTGGAGCTGAACAAATTAACGGAAGAGTATCAGAAGGAAGAGGAGGCTTGTTATTATGCCGTGCTTAGTTATTATCTCAATAACCAGCCGGATGAAGCCTTAAAGCTGGCCCTTGCCGTCATTAACCGCGGAGCCGCAAGACCGGAAGTATTTTACCATGTCATTGGGGATGTCCATAGGGACAAAGAAGACAGTGAAGGCGCCCGCGAGGCGTACCAGATGGCCGTCGATTATAATCCGGAGTGGCCAAGCTACCGTTATAAATTAGCGCTCTTGTTGAATGATAACCTTACTTGGAGAGAGTGTATCGAGCATTTGGACAAGGTTATCGAGCTTGATCCAAACGCCATTGAGGCCAGGGAAACCAAGCTCCAAGCGTTATTTACACACGCCCAGAACTTTGAAGCCTGTATCCAGACAGGCTTGGAGCTTCTGGAGCTGGACCCGGGCAACAGCGATGCTTACGACTTCCTCGCGTGGTCTTATTACATGCAGGACAAGAAGGAAATCGCAAAGGCATATCTTCAGGAGGGCCTGCAAAAGCATTCCGACCATGTATCCATGCTTCATATCAAGCTGATCATGCTGATGGAAGGCGACCAGTCGAGAGAAGCCTTAGCCGTATGCGACCGTATCCTCGATCTTGATCCTCAGCATGAGGATACGTTAGCCCGCAGAAACGAGCTGCTCGATGCCGGGCAAGGAAGCAAGAAATCCCTGTTCAAGTGGCTTAAAAAGTAAATGAAGCTGCCGGTCCTTGGAGACCGGCAGCTTGTTTTTTACATCCTCATTCAGATCTTAACCGGCATCAGCTGCTCGTCCCGCTGCTTCTTCGTCAAAGCGAAATATAGGCTCGTCAGAAGGATAAAGATCACAACGTAAAAGGCAAGCCGCCCGGCCTGCGCCCACATATGAGCAAAGTCGCCGCTCGAGATCACATCCCTGTAGCCGCGGATGCTGTAGGTCATCGGCAGCCAAGGATTCATCGCCTGCGCCCAGCCCGGCAGCAGCTCATACGGGAAGGTGCCCGCGCTTGAGACAAGTTGAAAAATCATGAGCAGCAGCACAACGAACCGGCCGGGATTATCGAGCCAGGTCACAAAGGCTTGAACAACAAACATAAAAGTAAACCCGGTTAATACGGTGTACAGATAAAATAGCGGCACGCTCTGCACCTTTAATCCCAGCACGTATAGAATAACCGTACTTAATATAAGGGATTGCGCAAGACTCATCACGCCGAAGGTGAGCAGTTTGCTGAGGAACAAAGGAAACCCGTCCGCTTCGGCCGAAGAAGACTGTCTTGCCGAGAACATCGTCGTAAAGACAAGCGAGCCCGCAAACAAGGCCATGGACAGAAAATACGGGGCAATCCCGTTCGCGTACAGCCTCACCTTGCGGTCGTCATTCGCCACAATCGTAACCGGCTCGGCAATCATCTGGATCGTCTTCTCGTCCGCCTTGAGGCTGGCTGTCTGCTCGGCGGCACTCGCCAAATTGTCCGCCAGCTGCTGTGAGCCGGTGGCCAGCTTATCGGCTCCGGTTGTCAGCTCGCCCGCACCGGAGGCCAGCTGCGAGGCACCGCTTGCAAGCGAAGCACCGCCGGCCTCGAACTGCGAGATACCGGATTTCAGCTTCTCCGACCCTTGCGCCAGCTGGCCTGCGCCTTGTCCAAGCTGCTTGCTGCCCGATACGAAAGCCGGGAATTTGGCCGCCATTTGCGATAAGCCGTCACGCAGCTGATCCTGTGCCGACGCCAGCTGCGAGGCGCTTTGCAGCAGCTTGCTCTGCCCGGAGCTTAGCTGCTTGCTGCCGGCAAGCAGCTTCTGCTGCCCGGCATTTAAGGTGCGGCTGCCCGTAAGCAGCTCCTGCTGGCCCTTGCTCAGCTCCTTCGCGCCGCCAGCTACCGCCTGACTTGCCGCCAGCAGCTTCTGCATCGCCGGATCGGCAGCCAGCTCGGCGTTGTTCTCCGCCAGCTGCTTGAGGCCCGCAGCTACCTGGGCGCTGCCGTCTTCCAGCGCCTCGCTGGCGGCAGCCGATGCGGTAAGCCCCGTCTGCAACTGCTTACTGCCGGCTGCGGACTGCTGCAGGCCGGCGTACAGATCATCCGCTCCGCTCTTGGCGGACTGGATCCCGTCCTTCAGCTGCCCCGATCCATCCGCCAGCTTATCGGCTCCCTGCTTCAGCTGCGTTGAAGCCGTACCCAGCTGCGAAGCTCCGGTTGATAAAGTCTCCGCGCTGCTGCTTAGCTTCGACAGCCCCGCATTCAGCTCCGATGCCCCGCTCTCCAGCTGGCCGACACTGGCGTGAAGCTTGGCCGCACCGCCCGACAGCTCCTGCAGCTTGCCGCTTAGCGTCCCCGCACCGTTCTTTAATTGCAACGTACCGTCATGCAGATCCGAAGCTCCGGCCGCCAGCCGCGAAAGACCGCTCGAAAGCTCCGAGAATTGAGAGAGCATACTTCTCGAATACGCCTCAGTCAGATTTTGCGACAGCTTGTTTCGCAGCTCCTTTGTCGCATTTTCGCTGATCTGCCCGGATATAAAGTTATAAAAGCTGTTCGATTCGAAGATAATGTCCGCCTTCTGAGGCGTGTCGCTTGTTAAAGAGGACGCATGCTCGGAGAAATTGTCCGGAATCGTAATCGTCGCATAATACTGGTTGCTGACCATCCCCTCGCGGGCAGCCTGCTCGCTGACAAAGCGCCAGTCGAAGGTCTCATTCTCCTTCAGCTCCTTCACGAAATCCTCGCCGACATTCATCGCTTTCCCTTGATATTCCGCGCCTTTATCCAGATTGACAACGGCAACCGGCAAATTCTGAAGCTTCCCGTAAGGATCCCAGTTCCCCTTAATCAGGAACCCGCCGTACAGCATCGGCACGATAGAAACGCCAAGAAACGTAATGATAAGCATCCTGTTTTTCAGAAAATAACCCAGGTCCTTCTTAAACACTCGAAACGGATTAGCCAATTCGGATCCATCCTTTATCTGTCATTCTTCGTGCCCCTATTGTTTCCTATGCCTTCCACTTCCATTCGACAGCTATTGCATTTAGATTCTCGTACACTTTAATAGAGGACTACATTTTGAAGGGATGCGATCCTGATGAGTCGATGGAAAGCCGTTGTGCCGCTGCTAATCGGTTGTCTCTTTACCTTTGCAATAACGGGCTATGCCGCCTCCCAAGCGGCATACGAAGAAGCGGAGCAGTCATGGGCCGCCCCGGCTTTAAAGGAATGGCTCGATCTCGGATGGCTGCAGGGCTATCCGGACGGGACGATTAAACCGGAGATGCCCGTGACCCGGGCGGAGATGGTATCAATGATCAACAGAGCTTTCGAATTGAGCGACGCTGCCCCCTTCTTTTATCAAGATGTTAAGATTTCCGACTGGTTTTATACCGAAATAGGCAAAGCCGTTCAAGCAGGCTACATACCCGAGGGAGGCAACGGCCGGATAAGACCGGAGCAGATCATTACCCGGGAGGAAGCGGCTCTTATGCTCGCAACCCTGGTTCAGCTGGAGCTTCCGAGAGAACAGGACACCTCATTCAGTGACAATGATCGGATCCCGGAAGCAAGCCGCGGAGCCGTTGCCAACTTAGCGGAAAAAGGAATTGTGCAGGGCTACCCGGACGACACCTTCCGGCCGACGGAGCCGGTCACTCGTGCAAGCGCTGTCAGCATGATCGACAGACTGCTGAAGTCCGGCATCGTGAACCGGACTTACTCGGCTCCGGGTACTTACGGCCTTGAATCCGCCGTCGAGACGGTGTACGGAGACGTTACGATAGCGGCTCCGGATGTTACCTTGCGGAATCTGCATATTAAAGGGGATTTGATTATCAAGAGCGGCAGCGAGGGTTACCGCCTTATCGATGTCGTAGTGGATGGCGGCACGATCGGCTGACATCAGCTTGCCTATAGCATTGCTTTCCGGTTATTTGGTACTATTAGTCTAAAAAACAGATAAAGGAAAATACGCTATGTCCTCCACTTCATTAGAATCTATTGCTTACCGTGAAATCCGGGAACGGATTATGCGGGCTGAATTCATGCCGGGTTCCATGCTCTCGGAGAACGAGCTTGCCGCGCAGCTTGGGATGAGCAGAACGCCGGTCCGCGCCGCAATTTCCCTGCTTGAGCGGGAAGGGCTTGTAGGCTCCTTCCGTGGACGGGGGGTTATGGTGAAGGAAGTATCCGCCCATGAATTCAGCGAGATGTACGAGGTTCTTGTCTCCATGCAGCTGTTCGTGCTGGACACAGCCGCCAAACGGCAGCTAAAGTTCGATATACCAGCTATGGAACGAGTGCTCGAGCAGCAGCAATCCGCCTTGGAGCAAAAGGATTTCTACGGCTACTACAATAGTACTTTGCAATTTACCGAAACCATCCTTAAGACGATCCATAATGAAAGCATGCTGCAAATTATGGAGCTGTACCGCGGCCGTTACGTGTTCAGCACCGTATCCTATCGCATCAAATATCCGCAATATCAGCCAAGCCGTTCCATTCAAACGAACCGCAGTATTCTTGAAGCCATTAAGGCCGGCGATACAGCCGCGGCTAAAACCGCCGTCGCCTCGCAGTACTCGGATACCCACGAACACTTCATTCTTCATGGCTTGATGAAATAAATAGCTGCCAGACCCGCAACCGGAAGTCCTCAGGACTTTCCGGTTTTTTTGTTTTGCTTTTTTACAAATATTCAATCCCACGATTACACACAACTTACATACAACCTGCATACTAAATGGGAAGATAAGAGATTCGAGGAGGTAACGTAAAAGATGACAACCATTCAATTAGGTAAATCCAATTCGGGGATCTGGTTCGACGAAAAACGTTTTGCTACAGACAAACGCCCTTGGTTTGGCGAGCTGCCGCAGCTGCCGGCAGGAGATTTCTCCTTTGCGGTTGTAGGCGACCGCTGCGGTCTTGCTACACCCGGCGTGTTCGAGAAAGCGCTCGACCTGCTGACTGATCTGAAGCCAAGCTTTATCCTCTCCGTTGGCGACTTGATCGAAGGCTACTGGCGAGACCCGGCTAACGTACACGAAGAGTGGGACGAGATTGATGCCAAAATCGGGGCGACAGGCGTTCCGTTCTTCCAGGTTGTCGGCAACCATGATTACGGCAATCCGATGATGGCCGAGGTATGGAGAGCACGCAAAGGCTTCGAATATTATGCATTCCGCTTGAATGATGTCCTCTATTTGGTTGTCAATACCGAGAATCCTCCACAAGAGTTCCCGGATGCCGTTATGGATACGATTAAACAAGCTACTGAACGGTTCAAGCAAAATCCTACTACTCCTCTGGAACAATTATTCAGCGGAATGGCAGCGATGTCGCCTGAAGGAGCAGCCGAGCTGAGTAAGCTTAATATCGGCATCGGCGAAGAGCAGTTAGCCTTCTTCCAAGAAGTATTGGAGAACAACCAAGACGCGAAACACACGTTCGTGACGATGCATAAACCGGGCTGGAAATCGGATAATGCGGATTTCGCGGAGCTTGAGCGCATGCTTGAAGGCCGCTCCCACACCGTATTTGCCGGCCACTTCCACTCTCTTGAATATACCAGCAAAAAAGAGGCTTCCAAGCAATATATTCAGCTCGGCCGTACCGGAGGCTTGACGCATGGCGGCAACCGTTCGGACGAGAATCTGATCCTCTGGGTAACGATGAAAAGCGGTGTTCCATCCTACCGGGTTATCCATCTGGATGGCGTTGACGAGATCGGGAACTATGAGCCGCACGAGCACTAAGCAACCCATCATTTTCAAAAAAAATTAGCTTATGCTTTCGAAACAAGAATCATCATGAACAGCGAAGCTGTTTGTGTGATCATTCTTTTTAGGAGGGTTCTTACGATGGAAAAGCTGAAGTTCGTTCACCTGACAGACACGCACATGAATGCGCCGGGAGTAGACAATCCTTTTGCCAAGTTTAATCTGGCTGACAAAGTAAAACGCGTATTCGAGCATATCAAAACAGCCTCCGTATCCCCGGCATTTGTTGTGATCACTGGCGACCTGACGCATGAAGGCAACGTTCAGGACTACGAATACATCCGCACGATTGTTGACGAAGGCTCCGCCCTGCTTGGCGTGCCTGTCCATGTCGTCCTTGGCAACCATGACCACCGCGCTCCGTTCCGCGAAGGCTTCCTGAAGGAGGAGCCTTCCGAGCAAGCCTACTACTACTCCCATACGATTCAAGGCGTTCGCCTGATCGGCCTTAACTCCCAAGTGAAAGGCCAGCATCACGGAGAGATCGACGCCGAGCAATTGGCATGGCTCGAAGATACGCTCAGCACGCCGGCTGAGAATGGCACAATCGTAGCTCTGCATCATCCGATGCTGAACATTAACGGCATGCCTGCCGACCACGTGCTTGCGAACCGCGATCAGCTGGGCAACGTGCTGGAAGGCACGGACGTTATTGGCGTCGTAGCCGGCCACGTGCATACGAACAACGTAGGGACTTATAAAGGCATTTGCCACGTAGCGGCAACAGGAACAGCCTTCGGCGGCGAAGCTGCTGAAGACAATCATTTCAAGATGGTCGATTTCTGCGGCTACAACATTGTCTCCGTCTACGAAGAAGGCGTTACGGTACAAACCGTTGTTATGCCAGGCATGCAGGATGAGTTTTTCCGCTTCCCCATTGAAGCTTTGATGGCCCACAACTAAGAGAAAGAGGGTTCTCCCCATGACGAATCAAGTAATGCCAATAGGTCTGCTTCCCTTGGAAGGCGTCTTTAACTTCCGGGACATGGGCGGCTACCGAACAGAGGGCGGCCGTAAGGTCAAGAAAGGCTTATTGTTCCGTGCCGCGGAATTAACCGGACTTACGCCGGAAGATCACCGCATCCTTGAAGCTTATAATCTGCGTCATGTCTTCGATTACCGCAATCGCGGCGAAGCCGAGCAAAAGCCCGATCCGCAGATCGGACAAGCGGTCAACATCCGTATTCCCGCGAACGCAGCCGCGGAAGATGCGCCAAGTCTCGATCTCGAGAAAGTATTCGCCAGCGGGCTTCACAACCAGTTCTCGGAGAACATGCTTCATGATCTTTACGCCGCTCTTCCGATCCGGAATGATTCCTACAAGAAGCTGATGGAGCTTCTTGCAAATCCGGAA
This region of Paenibacillus sp. JDR-2 genomic DNA includes:
- a CDS encoding tetratricopeptide repeat protein, translated to MRFFEVLRLEPTTDQTAIKRAYTRLVKMYPPETHQAEFQELREAYEQAVAYSQSGGAESDGPDDPLLQFKSQVEKLYRDYNARVNAGNWKLLLESEICHHLDTSEEASRILLDFFADHYYLPHAVWAACNEQFGWDRKREQLLEGYTEGFVDYLMGRIKRDNFFRYDKLKQCENGQQDIFISHYFEGMNTLEQFDYHTALQALNKAQGIDPGHPDLLILRAKYDMAVGRLELALDHLTGLTKQDPQDYYAIYYRSGLLYRMGHYEEAYAGYQSILPLRPEATDVLFSLGKCAVSIGLHHEAIGYLKQLDDILPHDEEVINLLLSAYRFRIDELNAIYNDEPQNMEAGHELVAAYLACHQLEEAYQLLTELEEKHPSVRLYVQMAQALTRLGKRELALSTVNKALSLFPNEVDLLMWKADLVEEFGQTEEAIAYYNEVIRLKPDEAIAYNNMAFVLNRLERYEEALASAETAVSYEPSMSNSYRHKAEALLNLERYQECYEACEAALERNKFYMEAYITEMKLYNAVEQSHNALDVFNRAARLDLKDGQLYVQKARALKLQENYQEAIQACEQALELDENHKEAVKLKGICHYDLDQYQEALLELNKLTEEYQKEEEACYYAVLSYYLNNQPDEALKLALAVINRGAARPEVFYHVIGDVHRDKEDSEGAREAYQMAVDYNPEWPSYRYKLALLLNDNLTWRECIEHLDKVIELDPNAIEARETKLQALFTHAQNFEACIQTGLELLELDPGNSDAYDFLAWSYYMQDKKEIAKAYLQEGLQKHSDHVSMLHIKLIMLMEGDQSREALAVCDRILDLDPQHEDTLARRNELLDAGQGSKKSLFKWLKK
- a CDS encoding YhgE/Pip domain-containing protein, whose translation is MANPFRVFKKDLGYFLKNRMLIITFLGVSIVPMLYGGFLIKGNWDPYGKLQNLPVAVVNLDKGAEYQGKAMNVGEDFVKELKENETFDWRFVSEQAAREGMVSNQYYATITIPDNFSEHASSLTSDTPQKADIIFESNSFYNFISGQISENATKELRNKLSQNLTEAYSRSMLSQFSELSSGLSRLAAGASDLHDGTLQLKNGAGTLSGKLQELSGGAAKLHASVGQLESGASELNAGLSKLSSSAETLSTGASQLGTASTQLKQGADKLADGSGQLKDGIQSAKSGADDLYAGLQQSAAGSKQLQTGLTASAAASEALEDGSAQVAAGLKQLAENNAELAADPAMQKLLAASQAVAGGAKELSKGQQELLTGSRTLNAGQQKLLAGSKQLSSGQSKLLQSASQLASAQDQLRDGLSQMAAKFPAFVSGSKQLGQGAGQLAQGSEKLKSGISQFEAGGASLASGASQLASGAGELTTGADKLATGSQQLADNLASAAEQTASLKADEKTIQMIAEPVTIVANDDRKVRLYANGIAPYFLSMALFAGSLVFTTMFSARQSSSAEADGFPLFLSKLLTFGVMSLAQSLILSTVILYVLGLKVQSVPLFYLYTVLTGFTFMFVVQAFVTWLDNPGRFVVLLLMIFQLVSSAGTFPYELLPGWAQAMNPWLPMTYSIRGYRDVISSGDFAHMWAQAGRLAFYVVIFILLTSLYFALTKKQRDEQLMPVKI
- a CDS encoding S-layer homology domain-containing protein — protein: MSRWKAVVPLLIGCLFTFAITGYAASQAAYEEAEQSWAAPALKEWLDLGWLQGYPDGTIKPEMPVTRAEMVSMINRAFELSDAAPFFYQDVKISDWFYTEIGKAVQAGYIPEGGNGRIRPEQIITREEAALMLATLVQLELPREQDTSFSDNDRIPEASRGAVANLAEKGIVQGYPDDTFRPTEPVTRASAVSMIDRLLKSGIVNRTYSAPGTYGLESAVETVYGDVTIAAPDVTLRNLHIKGDLIIKSGSEGYRLIDVVVDGGTIG
- a CDS encoding GntR family transcriptional regulator; this encodes MSSTSLESIAYREIRERIMRAEFMPGSMLSENELAAQLGMSRTPVRAAISLLEREGLVGSFRGRGVMVKEVSAHEFSEMYEVLVSMQLFVLDTAAKRQLKFDIPAMERVLEQQQSALEQKDFYGYYNSTLQFTETILKTIHNESMLQIMELYRGRYVFSTVSYRIKYPQYQPSRSIQTNRSILEAIKAGDTAAAKTAVASQYSDTHEHFILHGLMK
- a CDS encoding metallophosphoesterase family protein, yielding MTTIQLGKSNSGIWFDEKRFATDKRPWFGELPQLPAGDFSFAVVGDRCGLATPGVFEKALDLLTDLKPSFILSVGDLIEGYWRDPANVHEEWDEIDAKIGATGVPFFQVVGNHDYGNPMMAEVWRARKGFEYYAFRLNDVLYLVVNTENPPQEFPDAVMDTIKQATERFKQNPTTPLEQLFSGMAAMSPEGAAELSKLNIGIGEEQLAFFQEVLENNQDAKHTFVTMHKPGWKSDNADFAELERMLEGRSHTVFAGHFHSLEYTSKKEASKQYIQLGRTGGLTHGGNRSDENLILWVTMKSGVPSYRVIHLDGVDEIGNYEPHEH
- a CDS encoding metallophosphoesterase family protein; this encodes MEKLKFVHLTDTHMNAPGVDNPFAKFNLADKVKRVFEHIKTASVSPAFVVITGDLTHEGNVQDYEYIRTIVDEGSALLGVPVHVVLGNHDHRAPFREGFLKEEPSEQAYYYSHTIQGVRLIGLNSQVKGQHHGEIDAEQLAWLEDTLSTPAENGTIVALHHPMLNINGMPADHVLANRDQLGNVLEGTDVIGVVAGHVHTNNVGTYKGICHVAATGTAFGGEAAEDNHFKMVDFCGYNIVSVYEEGVTVQTVVMPGMQDEFFRFPIEALMAHN
- a CDS encoding tyrosine-protein phosphatase, producing MTNQVMPIGLLPLEGVFNFRDMGGYRTEGGRKVKKGLLFRAAELTGLTPEDHRILEAYNLRHVFDYRNRGEAEQKPDPQIGQAVNIRIPANAAAEDAPSLDLEKVFASGLHNQFSENMLHDLYAALPIRNDSYKKLMELLANPEANLPLVQHCAGGRDRTGVGSMLILLTLGVPYETVLEDYLLSNVTLEKFHQQMFDMAAKYVSAEELRKIEEAMLLQEMYLKATLDSIIREYESFDRYLLEEFGIDEAMKQRIQDYCLE